The following coding sequences are from one Paenibacillus sp. JDR-2 window:
- a CDS encoding sensor histidine kinase — protein sequence MDQHIVDINRVITNAISVMEDSKLQIYEICESARQELESLGQELEIVLAETLTTIERVDQLEQDYRRARIRLTEVSKDFVRYKEEDIKTAYEKATQIQLDLMVYREKEAYLKTRRDDLQKRVRNVEKSIERAETIASQINVVLQYLSGDLNQVSRILESAKTRQMIGLKIIVAQEEERKRISREIHDGPAQSLANIVLRTEIVERMLLKKEFQMVQDELLDLKGQVRSGLEEIRKIIFNLRPMALDDLGLVPALRKFAHDFEDKTKIRTIFELSGKEVRMPSAMEAGVFRLVQEAFTNAQKHARASFVTLEVAFTTETVTIAIVDNGIGFHSEQAEAHAQNNSSFGLIGMRERVDLLEGRMEIDSKLGQGTKIIINIPITVESRKE from the coding sequence TTGGACCAGCACATAGTCGATATTAATAGAGTGATTACGAATGCGATCTCCGTCATGGAGGACAGCAAACTGCAAATTTACGAAATATGCGAATCAGCGCGCCAGGAGTTGGAATCCCTTGGTCAAGAGCTTGAGATTGTTCTCGCGGAAACGCTAACGACAATCGAAAGAGTAGACCAACTGGAGCAGGACTACCGGCGCGCTCGCATTCGGCTGACTGAAGTTAGCAAAGACTTTGTTCGATATAAAGAAGAGGACATCAAAACCGCCTACGAGAAGGCGACTCAAATTCAGCTCGATCTGATGGTCTACCGGGAGAAGGAAGCGTATCTGAAAACTCGCCGGGACGATCTGCAGAAGCGGGTCCGCAATGTCGAGAAGTCAATCGAGCGGGCGGAGACGATTGCCTCTCAAATTAATGTGGTGCTCCAGTATTTGTCCGGTGACCTTAACCAGGTATCACGCATATTGGAGTCGGCGAAGACGAGACAGATGATAGGTCTAAAGATCATCGTGGCGCAAGAGGAAGAACGGAAGCGAATTTCTCGCGAAATTCATGACGGACCGGCTCAATCGCTTGCCAATATCGTGCTTCGGACAGAAATTGTGGAAAGAATGCTACTAAAGAAGGAATTTCAAATGGTGCAGGACGAATTATTAGATCTGAAAGGTCAGGTTCGTTCCGGACTGGAGGAAATAAGAAAAATTATTTTCAACCTGCGTCCGATGGCCTTGGATGATTTGGGTCTTGTACCTGCACTTCGCAAGTTCGCTCATGACTTTGAAGATAAGACAAAGATTCGGACAATCTTTGAGCTTAGCGGTAAAGAAGTCAGGATGCCGTCAGCCATGGAGGCTGGTGTTTTCCGTCTCGTTCAGGAAGCGTTCACCAATGCTCAGAAGCATGCAAGAGCATCCTTTGTTACGCTGGAGGTTGCTTTTACGACAGAGACGGTCACGATTGCGATCGTGGATAACGGTATTGGATTCCACAGCGAGCAGGCGGAAGCCCATGCGCAGAACAACTCTTCTTTCGGCTTGATTGGCATGCGCGAGCGTGTAGATCTTCTTGAAGGGAGGATGGAAATCGACTCAAAATTAGGACAAGGGACGAAGATTATAATCAACATCCCAATTACCGTAGAGAGTAGAAAGGAGTAA